The Sulfurihydrogenibium subterraneum DSM 15120 genomic interval AGGTTAATTACACCTATAATTCTGGTTGCAATTCTAAACTTTTCATTTAAGTGAGACCTTGGACCTAAATATAAATCGTGAATTAATGCCAGAATAAAAGTTAATAAAAATAGATGCACTTTATCGTGCAAAGTAGATGCATAAGGAGAAGTTCTGTGAAGCAAATCTGAAAAAGTTATTCCAAGGTTATGCATGTTTCCTATTCCAGTTATCAATAAAGCTGGTAAACCAATAAAAGTTCCAATTAGAGAAAACCTTTTTCCTACTTTTTGAAAAGCCTCTACACTGTTTGGAAGAGACCTTACATAAGGAGACAAAACAAACACCATAAAAAGCATTCCACCTATCCATAAAGTTGCTAAAAGAATGTGTATCGTTAAAATTATTTCTTTCATTTTCTTACCTCAATTTAAGATAATTTTATCTTAAATTTTTGAAAAATGCAATACATAGAGATCCATTCTCCTAAGTTTACTCTTGATAAAAAAACAATTATATTTTAACTCTGATTTCTCCGCTCATAAGTTTTGGTAATAGTGTATCTCTTAAATTTTCAAGAGTTTGGATTTGTTCTTTGTTTTGCTGATATTTATAAAATAATGGTTTTACAATTTCATTAAATTTGAATAATGTTTGTTCATCTGGCTTCAGAATTATTATGTTTTTAATTCCCTCGTTGGTTATATCTGGTTGAACTGAACCACTTACAAAAGAATCTTTTATTTCTTGAAATTCTTTAGTTAAAACAAAACACCAAACATAATAATGACTTAATTCATTTGTTTTTAATCCTGAAAATCCAGTTGAAAGAATATACTTATCTATATCTGAATAATCATCA includes:
- a CDS encoding CopD family protein, which produces MKEIILTIHILLATLWIGGMLFMVFVLSPYVRSLPNSVEAFQKVGKRFSLIGTFIGLPALLITGIGNMHNLGITFSDLLHRTSPYASTLHDKVHLFLLTFILALIHDLYLGPRSHLNEKFRIATRIIGVINLIIGILIVFLAAKLRFGG